A single region of the Polyangiaceae bacterium genome encodes:
- a CDS encoding SUMF1/EgtB/PvdO family nonheme iron enzyme gives MKRVAGLVFLLAVGCDSARAKELDAPVTAQIAPPKAVVSAAPAKSAVPAASQQEKPEALLEGCPSEMARVGKACVDRWEAHLLEPGGGVHEHATRPEEGVGYRAASSVGVYPQAYISKLEARSACEAAGKRLCSVNEWYRACRDKAGHVYPYGARFDRAQCNISKPHLLSKLFGRDPRRWKFAEHFNAPELDRTPGFLAKTGEYAGCSSDWGTHDMVGNLHEWVSDFVDHDLEKKIPLRDDIRDKIDINRGHSIFMGGFFSTTEEHGRGCQFLTPGHGAKYHDYSTGFRCCKDATKASDARAR, from the coding sequence GTGAAGCGTGTGGCTGGCCTCGTGTTCCTGCTGGCGGTGGGGTGTGACTCCGCGCGAGCGAAGGAGCTCGACGCGCCCGTGACGGCGCAGATCGCGCCGCCGAAGGCGGTGGTCAGTGCCGCGCCGGCGAAGAGCGCCGTGCCCGCGGCGAGCCAACAAGAGAAGCCGGAAGCATTGCTGGAGGGTTGTCCCTCGGAGATGGCCCGAGTGGGCAAGGCGTGTGTGGACCGCTGGGAAGCGCACCTGCTCGAGCCCGGCGGCGGCGTTCACGAGCACGCCACGCGGCCGGAGGAGGGCGTGGGCTATCGCGCGGCTTCGAGCGTGGGTGTCTATCCGCAGGCGTACATCAGCAAGCTGGAGGCGCGCTCGGCGTGCGAGGCCGCGGGCAAACGGCTGTGCAGCGTGAACGAGTGGTACCGGGCCTGTCGGGACAAGGCGGGGCACGTGTACCCGTACGGAGCGCGCTTCGATCGGGCGCAGTGCAACATCAGCAAGCCGCACCTGCTGTCCAAGCTGTTCGGCCGTGATCCGCGGCGCTGGAAGTTCGCCGAGCACTTCAATGCGCCCGAGCTGGACCGCACGCCAGGCTTCTTGGCCAAGACCGGCGAGTACGCGGGTTGCAGCAGCGACTGGGGCACGCACGACATGGTCGGCAACCTGCACGAGTGGGTGAGCGACTTCGTGGACCACGATCTGGAGAAGAAGATCCCGCTGCGCGACGACATCCGCGACAAGATCGACATCAACCGCGGGCACTCCATCTTCATGGGCGGCTTCTTCAGCACCACGGAAGAGCACGGCCGCGGCTGTCAGTTCCTGACGCCCGGCCACGGCGCCAAGTATCACGACTATTCAACGGGCTTTCGCTGCTGCAAGGACGCTACGAAAGCTTCTGACGCAAGAGCTCGTTGA
- a CDS encoding collagen-like protein — protein MARKFGLLGVSAAAATLLAATAASSAVPANLTQQGRLLDSTGTPVPGSVSITFAVYSAASGGTALWTETQNVTLDDGFFSARLGEATAIPNTVFDGSTRYLGVKVGADAEMTPRQTIVSVPYALMANNAVGDITPTSVSVNGTQVIDGTGNWVGPTAGLVGPTGPQGPAGPAGAVGATGAQGPQGPAGPAGPTGPTGATGSQGPQGVPGAQGPVGPTGPSGVVGYAFASGNGNNPATTTNFMGPTVNVTVTSSAQRVFVNANKAFGTASATGATSLNLYVCYRLSGSTTTPSLVGGAILGNRVTNNTRVPMGISGVFGNLAAGTYTVGMCGSSSDATNWNSNEWGYTSALVFLP, from the coding sequence ATGGCACGCAAATTTGGACTTCTTGGTGTCTCCGCCGCCGCAGCCACGCTGTTGGCTGCAACGGCCGCCTCATCGGCGGTCCCCGCAAACCTCACCCAGCAAGGCCGCCTGCTCGACAGCACCGGCACCCCGGTCCCCGGCTCGGTTTCGATCACGTTCGCCGTGTACAGCGCGGCGAGCGGCGGCACCGCGCTGTGGACCGAAACCCAGAACGTCACGCTGGACGACGGCTTCTTCAGCGCGCGTCTGGGCGAAGCGACCGCCATCCCGAACACCGTGTTCGACGGCTCCACCCGCTACCTCGGGGTGAAGGTCGGCGCGGACGCGGAGATGACGCCGCGCCAAACCATCGTCAGCGTGCCCTACGCGCTGATGGCGAACAACGCCGTGGGCGACATCACGCCCACCAGCGTGAGCGTGAACGGCACCCAGGTGATCGACGGCACGGGCAACTGGGTCGGCCCCACGGCAGGCCTCGTGGGTCCCACCGGTCCTCAAGGTCCGGCAGGTCCGGCCGGCGCCGTCGGCGCAACGGGCGCACAAGGACCTCAAGGTCCGGCGGGCCCGGCGGGACCGACCGGCCCCACGGGAGCAACCGGCTCCCAGGGACCGCAGGGCGTTCCCGGCGCGCAGGGACCCGTCGGACCCACCGGACCGAGCGGAGTCGTTGGCTACGCGTTTGCGTCCGGCAACGGCAACAATCCGGCGACCACGACCAACTTCATGGGGCCCACGGTCAACGTCACCGTCACCAGCTCCGCGCAGCGGGTGTTTGTGAACGCGAACAAGGCCTTCGGCACGGCGAGTGCAACTGGAGCAACTTCTCTCAACCTCTACGTCTGCTACCGGCTCAGCGGCAGCACCACCACCCCGTCGCTCGTTGGCGGCGCCATTCTCGGAAACCGAGTGACCAACAACACTCGCGTTCCCATGGGTATCAGTGGGGTATTCGGCAATTTGGCGGCGGGTACGTACACCGTCGGCATGTGCGGCTCTTCGAGCGATGCCACCAACTGGAACTCCAACGAGTGGGGTTACACCTCGGCGCTCGTGTTCTTGCCGTAG
- a CDS encoding tetratricopeptide repeat protein, translating to MSQKSQSSLPLIVALALVVVVVGALVLRQRLAPERHSAEGATSAEPVSGVHAGVVQALEQGHHRADGQKVRAACASAPESCPCRTEAAHRALDRGLGKEALAVIQGADGACRASLAGEEAEALARAGQAAAADTAAAAVLSKDASNGYASYALAEAAYKRGQADQAEAMARQAVGRGRGAPAHLLLGLIAFRKKDLATAKTEFEAMLGADPKDVDALFNLGVVAGAQNQYREAREKYLEVLRVEPEHADARFNLALLTHSVGAGDEARHHLEKLEELLGPSDDRVVRLKGILGVTQAAPGASGAP from the coding sequence ATGAGCCAGAAGTCCCAGAGCTCCTTGCCGCTGATCGTTGCGCTCGCGCTGGTCGTGGTCGTCGTCGGGGCGCTGGTGCTTCGGCAGCGCCTCGCGCCCGAGCGCCACTCGGCGGAGGGCGCAACGTCCGCGGAGCCGGTATCCGGCGTACACGCTGGCGTCGTGCAGGCGCTGGAGCAAGGCCACCATCGAGCGGACGGCCAGAAGGTGCGAGCGGCCTGTGCCAGCGCGCCGGAGAGCTGCCCGTGTCGCACCGAGGCCGCCCACCGGGCTCTCGATCGTGGGCTCGGCAAGGAGGCGCTCGCTGTGATCCAGGGCGCCGACGGCGCGTGTCGTGCGTCCCTCGCCGGGGAAGAAGCCGAAGCGCTGGCGCGGGCCGGCCAAGCGGCTGCTGCCGACACGGCCGCGGCCGCGGTCCTGAGCAAGGACGCGAGCAACGGCTACGCCAGCTACGCCCTGGCCGAGGCGGCGTACAAGCGCGGCCAAGCCGATCAAGCCGAGGCCATGGCTCGGCAGGCCGTCGGTCGCGGTCGCGGTGCTCCAGCGCACTTGTTGCTCGGCCTGATCGCGTTCCGAAAGAAGGATCTCGCGACGGCGAAGACCGAGTTCGAGGCCATGCTCGGTGCGGATCCGAAGGACGTCGACGCCCTCTTCAATCTCGGCGTGGTCGCCGGGGCACAGAACCAGTATCGCGAAGCGCGAGAGAAGTACTTGGAGGTGCTGCGAGTGGAGCCCGAGCACGCCGACGCCCGCTTCAACCTGGCGCTCCTGACACACTCCGTGGGCGCTGGCGACGAAGCAAGGCACCACCTCGAGAAGCTCGAAGAGCTCCTCGGGCCCAGCGACGACCGCGTGGTGCGGCTCAAGGGCATCTTGGGCGTGACTCAAGCGGCCCCGGGGGCTTCCGGCGCTCCCTGA
- a CDS encoding alpha-ketoglutarate-dependent dioxygenase AlkB, translated as MLDLGGTARVSVDPDWLCTEAAERLQRDLVRQLRWEQRDVVLFGRRVSQPRLIAWCGELGYRYSGQTLEPRAAPGALAEVLARVVRETGTEFNHVLVNRYRDGNDGMGLHADDEPELGPDPVVASLSLGATRRFVLRPRNRKHPPLSVELESGTLLVMHAGTQASHRHGIPKTTRPVGERLSLTFRRLLRAPG; from the coding sequence ATGCTGGACCTTGGCGGCACCGCCCGCGTGAGCGTCGACCCCGATTGGCTGTGCACCGAAGCCGCCGAGCGTCTCCAGCGCGATCTGGTGCGACAGCTCCGTTGGGAGCAGCGGGACGTCGTACTCTTCGGCCGCCGCGTGTCGCAACCTCGGCTCATCGCCTGGTGCGGAGAGCTCGGTTACCGCTACAGCGGCCAGACCCTGGAGCCCCGCGCCGCACCGGGGGCGCTCGCCGAGGTGCTCGCCCGGGTGGTCCGGGAAACCGGCACCGAGTTCAACCACGTGCTGGTCAACCGCTACCGTGACGGCAACGACGGCATGGGCCTGCACGCCGACGACGAGCCCGAGCTGGGCCCGGACCCCGTGGTCGCTTCGCTATCGCTGGGCGCCACCCGCCGCTTCGTGCTGCGCCCACGGAACCGCAAGCACCCACCCCTGAGCGTGGAGCTCGAGAGCGGCACGCTGCTGGTCATGCACGCCGGGACTCAAGCCTCGCATCGCCACGGAATACCCAAGACGACGCGCCCCGTCGGCGAGCGGCTGAGCCTGACGTTCCGCCGGCTGCTCCGCGCGCCGGGTTGA
- a CDS encoding glycosyltransferase family 2 protein produces the protein MIVKNEARVIRRCFESVRPFIDAWVIVDTGSTDGTQELIREELADVPGELFERPWKNFGHNRSEALELARGRADYTMIIDADEILIPAPGFTMPELTADEYMTLHEAGKSSTAFFLTQLVKSELPWRFDGVLHEVIACDVPHSTEKLKGLVCKGFFDSARNADPKAKYESDARVLEQALKDEPDNARYVFYLAQSYRDAGQLEQAVETYRRRVTLGGWDEEVWYAQYQVGVLLERLGGDFGPALEAYLAAYQLRPTRAEPLCELARHYRQEKQYPLAHLFARRAQEIQRPNDILFLDESVYAWRAIDELGVAAYYVGRHEEALAAADLLLGGGRLPETELARVTENRKFAVDALGTSLLPKKHSKGKKPHKQKNKKRR, from the coding sequence ATGATCGTAAAGAACGAAGCGCGGGTCATCCGCCGCTGCTTCGAGTCCGTGCGTCCCTTCATCGACGCCTGGGTGATCGTGGACACGGGCTCCACCGACGGCACCCAGGAGCTGATCCGCGAAGAGCTCGCTGACGTACCCGGCGAGCTGTTCGAGCGGCCGTGGAAGAACTTCGGGCACAACCGCTCCGAGGCGCTGGAGCTCGCCCGCGGTCGCGCGGACTACACCATGATCATCGACGCGGACGAGATCCTGATCCCCGCGCCCGGCTTCACGATGCCGGAGCTCACGGCCGACGAGTACATGACGCTGCACGAGGCCGGCAAGAGCAGCACGGCGTTCTTCCTGACGCAGCTGGTGAAGAGCGAGCTGCCGTGGCGCTTCGACGGCGTACTGCACGAGGTCATCGCCTGCGACGTCCCCCACTCTACCGAGAAGCTCAAGGGCCTGGTGTGCAAGGGCTTCTTCGACAGCGCGCGCAACGCCGATCCCAAGGCGAAGTACGAGAGCGACGCGCGGGTGCTCGAGCAGGCTCTGAAGGACGAGCCCGACAACGCACGCTACGTGTTCTACCTGGCGCAGAGCTACCGCGACGCCGGGCAGCTCGAGCAAGCCGTCGAGACCTATCGGCGCCGCGTGACCCTGGGCGGCTGGGACGAAGAGGTCTGGTACGCCCAGTACCAGGTGGGCGTACTGCTGGAGCGCCTCGGAGGAGATTTCGGGCCTGCCCTCGAAGCCTATCTCGCGGCGTATCAGCTGCGCCCCACCCGTGCCGAGCCGCTGTGCGAGCTCGCCCGGCACTACCGTCAAGAGAAGCAGTACCCCTTGGCCCACCTGTTCGCGCGGCGCGCGCAGGAGATCCAGCGGCCCAACGACATCTTGTTCCTGGACGAGTCCGTCTACGCTTGGCGCGCCATCGACGAGCTGGGCGTGGCCGCCTACTACGTTGGGCGCCACGAGGAAGCGCTGGCCGCTGCGGATCTGCTCCTGGGCGGCGGTCGACTGCCGGAAACGGAGCTGGCTCGCGTCACGGAGAACCGCAAGTTCGCCGTTGACGCTCTGGGCACTTCGCTGCTCCCGAAAAAGCACTCGAAGGGCAAGAAGCCCCACAAGCAGAAAAACAAGAAGCGGCGCTGA